The Hymenobacter sp. GOD-10R genome includes a window with the following:
- a CDS encoding sugar phosphate isomerase/epimerase: MKTLKGPGIFLAQFIGEEAPFNGLAAMCEWAKGLGYKGVQLPTTDPRFIDLKLAAESQTYADELAGTVRAAGLEITELSTHLQGQLVAVNPAYDTLFDAFAPEEVRGNPAARQAWAVQQLKYAAQASQRLGLTAHASFSGALVWPYVYPWPQRSPGLVETGFDELARRWLPILDEFDRNGVDLCYEVHAGEDLHDGTTYEMFLERVGNHPRACLLYDPSHFILQCLDYLEYIDIYHERIRAFHVKDAEFNPTGRQGVYGGYQNWIDRAGRFRSLGDGQVNFKAIFSKLAQYDYAGWAVLEWECALKHPEDGAREGAQFIKDHIIRVTDRAFDDFAAAGTDEAKNKQLLGL, translated from the coding sequence ATGAAGACCCTAAAAGGACCCGGCATTTTCCTGGCGCAATTTATTGGCGAGGAAGCGCCGTTCAACGGCTTGGCCGCCATGTGCGAGTGGGCCAAAGGCCTCGGCTACAAAGGCGTACAGCTACCCACCACCGATCCACGTTTCATTGACCTGAAGCTAGCGGCCGAAAGCCAGACGTATGCCGACGAGCTAGCCGGCACCGTGCGGGCTGCTGGCCTGGAAATCACGGAGCTTTCGACGCACTTGCAAGGCCAGTTAGTGGCTGTGAATCCAGCTTACGATACACTGTTCGACGCTTTTGCGCCGGAAGAAGTGCGCGGTAACCCCGCTGCTCGGCAAGCCTGGGCCGTGCAGCAGTTGAAGTACGCAGCACAGGCTTCGCAACGGCTAGGATTGACGGCGCATGCCTCGTTCAGCGGGGCATTGGTGTGGCCGTACGTGTATCCATGGCCTCAACGCTCGCCTGGCTTAGTCGAGACGGGGTTCGATGAGCTAGCTCGACGCTGGCTCCCCATCCTCGACGAATTCGACCGTAATGGTGTAGACTTATGCTACGAGGTGCACGCCGGCGAAGACTTGCATGACGGCACGACCTACGAAATGTTCCTGGAGCGGGTAGGAAATCACCCGCGGGCTTGCTTGCTCTATGATCCCTCGCACTTTATCCTGCAATGTCTTGATTACCTAGAGTATATCGACATCTACCACGAGCGTATTCGGGCTTTTCACGTCAAAGATGCCGAGTTTAATCCTACGGGTCGGCAGGGCGTGTACGGCGGTTACCAAAACTGGATCGATCGGGCCGGGCGGTTCCGCTCGCTCGGCGACGGACAGGTTAACTTTAAAGCCATTTTCAGCAAGCTAGCTCAATACGATTATGCCGGTTGGGCCGTGCTGGAGTGGGAGTGCGCCCTCAAGCACCCCGAAGACGGGGCCCGCGAAGGCGCGCAATTCATCAAAGACCATATCATCCGGGTCACCGACCGTGCCTTCGACGATTTTGCCGCGGCAGGTACCGACGAGGCCAAGAACAAGCAGCTGCTAGGTTTGTAG
- a CDS encoding c-type cytochrome — protein MKKAFVLLSFSAALLACSSNTEQSSNAEQTSSTEQTSSPSNENTLATEGSGEEQPQAALNPDSAVGADVSATAHQPQVSTSVNDIGTEPTGVPVGGKGGKLIAASDCGGCHREGEKLLGPAYVAVAEKYPDTQANINMLAKKVITGGKGNWGDIAMTPHPDLKEADAKEMVTYILSLK, from the coding sequence ATGAAAAAAGCTTTTGTCTTGTTGAGCTTCAGCGCGGCGTTGCTGGCGTGCTCTTCTAACACCGAACAATCCTCTAACGCTGAGCAAACCTCTAGCACTGAACAAACCTCTTCGCCATCAAACGAAAACACCCTAGCAACAGAAGGTTCAGGTGAAGAGCAGCCCCAAGCCGCCCTAAATCCTGACAGCGCAGTAGGAGCCGACGTATCAGCTACCGCCCACCAGCCCCAGGTAAGCACCAGCGTTAACGACATTGGGACGGAGCCTACCGGTGTGCCCGTGGGTGGCAAGGGCGGCAAGCTCATCGCCGCGTCGGACTGCGGTGGTTGCCACCGCGAAGGGGAGAAGCTACTTGGCCCAGCCTATGTGGCTGTAGCTGAGAAATATCCCGATACGCAAGCCAACATCAACATGCTGGCTAAAAAGGTTATCACAGGCGGTAAAGGCAACTGGGGCGACATCGCTATGACGCCGCACCCCGACTTGAAAGAAGCAGATGCCAAGGAAATGGTGACCTACATTTTGAGCCTCAAATAG
- a CDS encoding nucleoside permease yields MTATTRVKLSFMMFLEFFIWGAWFVTLGTYLLHNLSASGTQVGVAFLTQSIGAIVAPFIIGLIADRFFSAQKILGVLHLVGAFLLWRASKAPDFDSFYPNILAYMVAYMPTLALVNSIAFRQMQDPQKEFAPIRVLGTLGWIIAGLTIGWLNWEQSNSLQATFVMAAGASALLGLFSFTLPATPPIKRGQSSSLGQMLGLDAIGLLKNRSYLIFFLASIAICVPLAFYYGFTNPFLNEVGMKGAAGVQSLGQVSELLFMLAIPLFFKRLGVKKMLAIGMAAWVLRYLFFAYGDGMGNYWMLILGIVLHGVCYDFFFVTGQIYTDNLAGEQFKSSAQGFITLATYGVGMLVGTLLSGRIFDSYQLTGGTHDWRMIWLIPAAIAAVVLIVFLLFFRERSTATVPTEVAYGSAPSLAEAG; encoded by the coding sequence ATGACTGCTACTACCCGAGTTAAGCTCTCCTTCATGATGTTCCTGGAGTTTTTCATCTGGGGCGCGTGGTTTGTAACCCTAGGTACGTACTTGTTGCACAACCTCAGTGCCTCGGGCACGCAAGTAGGGGTAGCCTTCCTCACCCAGTCCATCGGAGCTATTGTGGCTCCCTTCATCATTGGACTGATTGCCGACCGCTTCTTCTCGGCGCAGAAGATACTGGGTGTATTGCACTTAGTGGGCGCATTCCTATTGTGGCGCGCTAGCAAAGCTCCTGATTTCGACAGCTTCTACCCAAACATCCTGGCCTACATGGTGGCCTACATGCCTACGCTGGCGCTGGTTAACTCCATTGCCTTCCGCCAGATGCAGGACCCACAGAAGGAGTTTGCTCCTATTCGGGTGCTTGGTACGCTAGGTTGGATCATCGCAGGCCTAACCATTGGCTGGCTCAACTGGGAGCAGAGCAATAGCTTGCAGGCAACGTTCGTGATGGCCGCTGGGGCGTCGGCGTTGCTAGGTTTGTTCAGCTTCACGCTGCCGGCCACGCCGCCTATTAAGCGCGGGCAGTCTAGCTCGCTGGGGCAAATGCTAGGCCTTGATGCTATTGGCTTGTTGAAGAATCGTTCGTACTTGATCTTCTTCCTGGCTTCTATTGCCATCTGTGTGCCGCTGGCCTTTTACTACGGCTTCACTAATCCCTTCCTGAACGAAGTGGGCATGAAGGGCGCTGCTGGCGTGCAGAGCCTAGGTCAGGTGTCGGAGCTGCTGTTTATGCTCGCTATTCCGCTGTTCTTCAAGCGGCTAGGTGTGAAAAAGATGCTGGCTATAGGTATGGCCGCGTGGGTGTTGCGCTACTTGTTCTTTGCGTATGGCGACGGCATGGGTAATTACTGGATGCTCATCCTGGGTATTGTGCTGCACGGCGTGTGCTACGATTTCTTCTTCGTAACGGGCCAGATTTACACCGATAACCTAGCCGGCGAGCAATTCAAAAGCTCGGCGCAAGGCTTCATTACCCTAGCTACGTACGGGGTGGGCATGCTCGTGGGTACGCTGCTCTCAGGCCGCATCTTCGACTCGTACCAGCTTACTGGCGGCACCCACGATTGGCGCATGATCTGGCTGATTCCGGCCGCCATTGCCGCCGTGGTGCTGATTGTATTCCTGCTTTTCTTCCGCGAACGGAGTACCGCTACCGTCCCCACCGAAGTGGCCTACGGCTCAGCTCCTTCGCTGGCTGAGGCCGGCTAA
- a CDS encoding hydroxypyruvate isomerase family protein encodes MAASHSRRAALKGLLTSTVALGAPTIMAADKPVASSADGSIKQSVCRWCFQSMSLEELCVAAKGMGIKGIDLVGPADWPTLKKHGLDSPMCNGAEINLTDGFNDLKFHAQLQTRYKEMIPKVAQAGYTNLICFSGSRRGMSDEQGLENAVRGLQPLMDLAAKHKVVLVMELLNSKIDHKDYQCDRTSWGVALAKKLGSENFKLLYDIYHMQIDEGDVIRNITDHHAYIAHYHTAGVPGRHELDDKQELNYPAIMRAIKATGFKGYVAQEFIPTQTDKLASLRQAVNLCNV; translated from the coding sequence ATGGCTGCTTCTCACTCCCGTCGTGCTGCCCTCAAAGGTCTATTGACCAGCACAGTAGCCCTAGGTGCTCCTACTATTATGGCCGCTGATAAACCCGTAGCTAGCTCCGCCGACGGCAGCATCAAACAATCAGTTTGCCGCTGGTGCTTCCAAAGCATGTCGTTAGAGGAGCTTTGTGTGGCCGCCAAAGGCATGGGCATCAAAGGCATCGATCTGGTTGGTCCCGCCGATTGGCCTACGCTCAAAAAGCACGGTCTCGACTCGCCCATGTGCAACGGCGCCGAAATCAACCTCACCGATGGCTTCAACGACCTTAAGTTTCACGCTCAGCTCCAGACGCGCTACAAGGAAATGATTCCGAAGGTAGCCCAGGCCGGCTACACCAACCTGATTTGCTTCAGCGGCAGCCGCCGGGGCATGTCGGATGAGCAGGGCCTAGAAAATGCTGTGCGCGGTCTGCAACCGCTGATGGACCTAGCCGCCAAGCACAAAGTAGTGCTCGTGATGGAGTTGCTCAACAGCAAAATCGACCACAAGGATTACCAGTGCGACCGTACCAGCTGGGGTGTGGCGCTGGCCAAAAAGCTAGGTTCCGAGAACTTCAAGCTGCTCTACGACATCTACCACATGCAGATTGACGAGGGCGATGTGATCCGCAACATCACTGACCACCACGCATACATCGCGCACTACCACACGGCCGGCGTACCGGGGCGTCATGAGCTCGATGATAAGCAAGAGTTAAACTACCCAGCCATCATGCGGGCCATCAAGGCGACAGGCTTCAAAGGCTACGTAGCCCAGGAGTTTATTCCTACCCAAACTGACAAGCTCGCCTCGTTGCGCCAAGCTGTGAACTTGTGCAATGTGTAG
- a CDS encoding DUF1080 domain-containing protein, with product MTKTALLSSLLVLGMTSLAAAQQNGKPEDTEVWEPVPKTVTATALATAPPSDALVLFDGRDLSQWVMTEDRNTPAKWKVAGGLMTVDKTTGNIETKRSFTNYQLHIEWRVPANITGTGQARGNSGIFLASLGKGDLGYELQILDSYNNKTYVNGMAGSIYKQFIPLANPTRKPGEWQSYDVLWTAPTFKADGTVQTPARVTVIFNGVVVQNDTELLGPTQYIGKASYQQSHGAAPIKLQSHGDKSEPLSFRNIWIRDLSAKQ from the coding sequence ATGACGAAAACTGCGCTTCTTTCCTCGCTGTTGGTACTTGGAATGACTTCGCTCGCCGCCGCTCAGCAAAACGGTAAACCCGAAGACACCGAAGTGTGGGAGCCGGTCCCTAAAACGGTAACCGCTACTGCCCTCGCCACCGCACCGCCCTCCGATGCGCTCGTGCTTTTCGACGGCCGCGACCTGAGTCAGTGGGTAATGACCGAGGACCGTAATACACCTGCGAAGTGGAAAGTGGCCGGCGGCTTGATGACCGTGGATAAAACCACCGGCAACATCGAAACCAAGCGTAGCTTCACCAACTATCAGCTGCACATCGAGTGGAGGGTGCCAGCCAACATCACCGGCACAGGTCAGGCCCGCGGCAACAGCGGCATCTTTCTGGCCTCACTTGGTAAGGGCGACCTAGGGTACGAACTGCAGATTCTGGACTCGTACAACAACAAAACCTACGTCAATGGAATGGCGGGCAGCATCTATAAGCAGTTCATCCCGCTGGCTAATCCCACGCGCAAACCCGGCGAGTGGCAGTCGTATGACGTGCTCTGGACGGCGCCCACGTTTAAGGCCGATGGCACAGTGCAAACGCCCGCCCGCGTTACGGTTATCTTCAACGGCGTGGTGGTGCAAAACGACACAGAGCTTTTAGGCCCTACACAGTACATCGGCAAGGCAAGCTACCAGCAGAGCCACGGCGCGGCGCCTATCAAGCTCCAGTCGCACGGCGACAAGAGCGAGCCGCTTAGCTTTCGTAACATCTGGATTCGGGACCTAAGTGCGAAGCAGTAG
- a CDS encoding mechanosensitive ion channel family protein: protein MFSLISPSSLFSSLLTYCRGHKAASSPTNQWVISRLWMTVLCAWLCLPLSTLAQDSAKTAASQPKPAVEQDAAQRVEQAYLKLGRISGAVRRGVDTEDLAEELPDVEANLKTIRQNLTQYSSVINLKQVHLFQVLLTDMQEQLGTWRTALATQGQQLTRMQGQLDSLGRYAITKQPDTTTALGRTTARLQRKQARAKLLLQRTQRTVTQLQTRVSDCYIQALELQDETREQLRRFNRRTLAPNNPPLWRASAIDASRQAAAGQLVRESYTSQRRLMRYYFSENWHFGVWMVLIGAVFFFWVFRNFRVVNAATNSEKQPFRYLRPVPVVGTLVVVFSMAPFFDLNPPAAYTDLLELLLLLVLSVLLGRSWPRQQFLYWLGIVGLFFGLTFVYAANEPSPGLRWAMLLLNLTALGVGIGFRRELQRGPKLAAFVPPVIVLFLVLNLLAILCNLTGRLSLAKVFSSSGILGLTQIISLSAFVRLLTEAFHLQMQRSRLGGGMAMHFNFRKIEQGLRLVLSMVVCGLWLMTFTSNLNVFRPLYGFFEYLLTTPHHMGSLTFTVGNIVAFFAIVYLSVLLQRYVGYFFGQTDDEFNSDPDRRGSWLVAIRLVLLAAGFLLATMASGLPLDKITIVVGALGVGVGLGLQNIINNLVSGVILIFERPFQVGDFIEVTGKTGRVKDIGIRASKLISLSGSEIIVPNGDLLSGHVINWTLSNNHIRVELGLKLGPDTDLDHAKEVISQEILENPSTLHKVAPEILLSGINGQVYDLKVLFWINNIRQEQALKSEILAGIHRRFTQEGISLS, encoded by the coding sequence ATGTTTTCGCTTATTTCTCCTAGCTCTCTCTTTTCTTCGCTGCTTACCTACTGCCGTGGTCACAAGGCCGCTTCTTCTCCTACTAACCAGTGGGTGATTAGTCGTTTGTGGATGACTGTGTTGTGCGCTTGGTTGTGCTTGCCGCTCAGCACGCTAGCGCAAGACTCAGCTAAAACCGCTGCTTCGCAGCCGAAGCCTGCCGTGGAGCAAGACGCCGCGCAACGCGTGGAGCAGGCGTACTTGAAGCTAGGTCGCATTAGTGGGGCGGTGCGGCGCGGCGTGGACACCGAAGACCTTGCCGAGGAACTGCCCGACGTGGAAGCGAACCTGAAAACCATCCGGCAAAACCTGACGCAGTACAGCAGCGTCATCAACCTGAAGCAAGTTCACCTATTCCAGGTGCTGCTCACCGACATGCAGGAGCAGCTAGGTACGTGGCGCACAGCCCTGGCGACGCAGGGCCAGCAGCTCACGCGCATGCAAGGCCAGCTCGACTCCTTGGGCCGGTACGCCATTACGAAACAACCCGACACGACAACGGCCCTAGGCCGGACTACCGCTCGCCTGCAACGCAAGCAAGCTCGCGCTAAGTTGCTCTTGCAACGCACCCAACGAACCGTCACCCAATTGCAAACGCGCGTGTCCGATTGCTACATCCAGGCGCTGGAGTTGCAGGACGAAACGCGCGAACAGCTGCGACGCTTTAACCGCCGTACGCTGGCTCCCAACAACCCGCCCTTGTGGCGCGCATCGGCCATCGATGCTAGCCGCCAAGCTGCTGCGGGGCAGCTCGTGCGCGAGTCGTACACCAGCCAGCGCCGATTAATGCGGTACTACTTCAGTGAGAATTGGCACTTCGGCGTCTGGATGGTGTTGATTGGTGCTGTTTTCTTCTTCTGGGTATTTCGCAACTTCCGCGTCGTCAACGCAGCAACAAATTCTGAGAAGCAGCCATTTCGCTACCTGCGCCCGGTGCCGGTAGTGGGCACGTTGGTGGTTGTGTTCAGCATGGCGCCGTTCTTCGATCTGAATCCGCCGGCCGCCTATACCGATTTGCTGGAGTTGCTGTTGCTTCTGGTACTCAGCGTGCTGCTAGGTCGGAGCTGGCCGCGCCAACAGTTTTTGTATTGGCTTGGCATCGTGGGCTTGTTTTTTGGCCTCACTTTCGTGTACGCCGCCAACGAACCGAGCCCTGGCTTACGCTGGGCTATGCTGCTGCTGAACCTGACAGCCCTAGGAGTAGGTATTGGCTTTCGGCGCGAGTTGCAACGCGGACCTAAGCTCGCAGCTTTCGTTCCGCCCGTTATTGTGCTCTTTCTGGTGCTGAACCTACTAGCTATTCTCTGCAACCTGACCGGTCGTCTGAGCTTGGCTAAAGTATTCAGCAGCAGTGGTATCCTAGGCCTTACGCAGATTATCTCGCTTTCTGCTTTTGTGCGGTTGCTTACCGAGGCCTTTCACCTGCAGATGCAGCGTAGTCGACTCGGGGGCGGCATGGCCATGCACTTCAACTTCCGCAAGATTGAGCAGGGGCTGCGCCTAGTTCTGTCGATGGTGGTGTGTGGGCTGTGGCTGATGACGTTCACCTCCAATCTCAACGTCTTTCGGCCCCTGTATGGCTTCTTCGAGTACTTGCTCACTACGCCGCACCATATGGGCAGTCTGACCTTCACCGTCGGCAACATTGTCGCGTTCTTCGCTATCGTTTACCTCTCGGTGCTCTTGCAACGCTACGTGGGTTACTTCTTCGGTCAAACGGATGACGAGTTCAACAGTGACCCCGACCGCCGCGGCTCCTGGCTAGTTGCCATCAGACTGGTATTGCTGGCCGCGGGCTTCTTGCTGGCTACCATGGCCTCCGGCCTGCCGCTCGATAAGATTACCATTGTGGTGGGTGCCCTAGGCGTAGGTGTGGGCCTAGGTTTGCAGAATATCATCAACAACCTCGTTTCGGGCGTTATCCTCATTTTTGAGCGGCCCTTCCAGGTAGGCGACTTTATTGAGGTGACCGGTAAAACCGGACGCGTGAAAGACATTGGGATTCGCGCCAGCAAACTCATTTCCTTGTCAGGCTCCGAAATCATTGTGCCCAACGGCGACTTGCTCTCGGGTCACGTCATCAACTGGACGCTGAGTAACAACCATATCCGCGTCGAGCTAGGCTTGAAGCTAGGTCCTGACACCGACCTCGACCACGCGAAGGAAGTAATCAGTCAAGAAATCCTCGAAAACCCCAGCACCCTGCACAAAGTCGCGCCCGAAATCTTGCTCAGCGGCATCAATGGCCAAGTGTACGACTTGAAAGTGCTGTTTTGGATCAACAACATTCGGCAAGAGCAAGCCCTGAAAAGCGAGATTCTGGCCGGCATTCACCGGCGCTTTACCCAAGAGGGCATTAGCCTATCGTAA
- a CDS encoding pirin family protein, translated as MLDLIIDARPADLGNGFGVRRILPYRLKRMLGPFIFLDHAGPVNVAPEQLPALDVLPHPHIGLSTVSYLFGGQVMHRDSLGVEQVIRPGEVNWMTAGSGIAHSERFEDPASLAGGALEMVQSWVALPEADEENAPSFTNYQPHALPIFTDAGVWMRLIAGDAFGLRNEVKTHSPLFYLHVVLQAGARFGLPRGYPERGAYVAKGSVEVNGRTYTAGQLLVFTAGIDPVLVAREASTLMLLGGEPLGERYIWWNFVSSRKERIEQAKADWQAGRIALPPTDNAEFVPLPVDRSRPASSSPPPQPLS; from the coding sequence ATGCTAGATCTAATCATCGATGCTCGCCCCGCCGACCTAGGTAACGGATTCGGTGTCCGCCGCATTCTGCCCTACCGCCTAAAGCGGATGCTAGGTCCGTTCATCTTTCTCGATCATGCTGGTCCGGTAAACGTGGCGCCCGAGCAGCTGCCAGCCCTCGACGTGCTGCCGCACCCACACATCGGTCTTTCCACGGTCAGCTACTTGTTCGGCGGGCAAGTGATGCACCGCGACAGTTTGGGCGTCGAGCAAGTGATTCGGCCGGGCGAGGTGAACTGGATGACGGCTGGCAGCGGCATTGCCCATTCCGAGCGGTTCGAAGATCCGGCGTCCCTAGCTGGTGGGGCTCTTGAAATGGTACAGAGCTGGGTCGCGCTGCCCGAAGCCGACGAGGAAAATGCGCCGAGCTTCACCAACTACCAGCCGCACGCGCTGCCCATCTTCACCGACGCGGGCGTGTGGATGCGCCTGATTGCCGGCGACGCTTTCGGCTTGCGCAATGAAGTGAAAACGCACTCCCCGCTTTTCTACCTGCACGTAGTACTGCAAGCCGGTGCCCGCTTTGGCCTCCCGCGTGGCTACCCCGAGCGCGGCGCTTACGTAGCCAAAGGCAGCGTAGAGGTGAACGGCCGAACCTACACCGCTGGGCAGCTGCTCGTGTTCACGGCGGGCATTGATCCGGTGCTGGTAGCCCGGGAAGCTAGCACGCTGATGCTGCTAGGAGGGGAGCCGCTGGGCGAGCGGTACATCTGGTGGAACTTTGTGTCGTCGCGGAAGGAGCGAATCGAGCAGGCAAAAGCCGATTGGCAGGCCGGCCGCATTGCCCTCCCACCCACCGACAACGCCGAATTTGTTCCGCTGCCCGTCGACCGTTCGAGGCCGGCGTCTTCTTCGCCGCCACCTCAGCCTCTATCTTAA
- a CDS encoding RNA polymerase sigma-70 factor, translating to MLFYQFAPGLCRFATSHLKSAADAEEVVQDCFLKLWEKRHELTDDVIFKTYLYTSAYHAILKQLRRQQYWVFEDCHEEILVEENILSSQAEFHELEQLYQAALAQLPPRRREIFTLSRQRGLSYANIAQELNISVKSVETQMTHALKFLRIYFRAHGISLILLLALLSAVE from the coding sequence ATGCTTTTCTATCAATTTGCGCCCGGACTATGTCGGTTTGCTACTAGTCACCTGAAGTCTGCCGCCGACGCAGAAGAAGTAGTGCAGGACTGCTTTCTAAAGCTGTGGGAAAAGCGGCACGAGTTGACCGATGATGTTATCTTCAAAACCTACCTCTACACGTCTGCCTACCACGCCATTCTCAAACAACTTCGGCGACAGCAGTACTGGGTTTTCGAAGATTGTCACGAGGAGATTCTGGTAGAAGAGAACATCTTGAGCAGCCAAGCTGAGTTTCATGAGCTGGAGCAACTATACCAGGCGGCACTCGCACAATTGCCCCCTAGGCGCCGGGAGATCTTCACGCTAAGCCGGCAAAGAGGCCTGTCTTACGCTAACATTGCTCAGGAACTGAACATCTCCGTGAAAAGCGTCGAAACCCAGATGACCCATGCCTTGAAGTTTCTGCGTATTTACTTCCGGGCTCACGGCATATCGTTAATCTTACTACTCGCCTTATTATCAGCTGTAGAATAA
- a CDS encoding FecR family protein — translation MMEINFESYLRYVRGEASLEEAKAVRAWLTQPANELVAQYWMSTYASMAESEAERLGQTHDYDSMLADLRTRIGLDVLSPESDIPAAGRRWYRWAAAAVLTMGMAGAGSWWLYQQHQVTRLPVQYSTDYAQTRLVHLPDGSNVTLNAHSTLRYTGDWSGKAQREVWLDGEAYFAVKHLPTHQRFVVHTTAGFKVEVLGTKFTVYRRQEQARVVLLSGKVRVAFADSSKRKPVILKPGELLQTSDKQPQQLLHKAVQTDAYAAWRNDKMVFNKTPLAELVLRLRDTYGVKVTVKNPELNERKLTGTIPLSDLDLLCETLEETFHLQAEHHQNSIVLSN, via the coding sequence ATGATGGAAATTAATTTTGAATCTTATTTGCGTTACGTACGTGGCGAAGCATCATTGGAAGAAGCAAAGGCAGTACGTGCATGGTTGACACAGCCTGCCAACGAGCTAGTAGCGCAGTACTGGATGAGTACCTACGCGAGCATGGCGGAATCTGAGGCAGAGCGACTCGGTCAGACCCATGACTATGATAGTATGTTGGCCGACTTGCGCACTCGCATTGGTTTGGACGTGCTTTCGCCAGAATCGGACATACCTGCTGCTGGTAGAAGGTGGTACCGGTGGGCCGCAGCAGCTGTCCTGACCATGGGCATGGCTGGCGCGGGTAGCTGGTGGCTCTACCAGCAACACCAGGTGACACGATTGCCTGTGCAATACAGCACCGACTACGCGCAAACTCGCCTCGTGCATTTGCCTGATGGTTCAAATGTGACGCTGAATGCCCACTCGACTTTACGTTATACCGGCGACTGGAGCGGCAAAGCCCAACGGGAGGTATGGCTTGATGGAGAAGCCTACTTTGCGGTTAAGCATCTGCCTACGCATCAACGCTTTGTGGTGCACACTACTGCTGGCTTCAAGGTAGAAGTACTGGGCACCAAATTTACCGTGTATCGGCGGCAAGAGCAGGCGCGAGTCGTGTTGCTGTCGGGCAAAGTACGGGTAGCTTTCGCCGATAGCAGCAAGCGCAAACCCGTCATTTTGAAGCCCGGCGAACTACTCCAAACCTCTGATAAGCAGCCGCAGCAATTGCTGCACAAAGCCGTGCAAACAGATGCCTACGCTGCTTGGCGGAATGATAAAATGGTCTTCAATAAGACGCCGCTCGCCGAGCTCGTCTTGCGTCTGCGCGACACCTACGGGGTGAAAGTGACTGTGAAAAATCCCGAGTTAAACGAGCGCAAACTCACGGGGACCATCCCGCTCAGTGACCTAGACCTGCTCTGCGAAACCTTAGAGGAAACCTTCCATCTACAGGCTGAGCATCACCAGAACAGTATCGTCTTATCTAACTAA